A genome region from Hevea brasiliensis isolate MT/VB/25A 57/8 chromosome 9, ASM3005281v1, whole genome shotgun sequence includes the following:
- the LOC110652625 gene encoding potassium transporter 5-like, translating into MAENGNVVDQSINIGDSSDHFSKPLNGKKLSWQKLRRNDSLEIESRKFPGRQLHGSKAVSWSVILQLAFQSIGIVYGDIGTSPLYVYASTFTDGIRHNDDILGVLSLILYTITLIPLIKYVLIVLRANDNGDGGTFALYSLVCRYAKVGLIPSQQAEDRDVSNFELELPSKRLRRATKLKSKLENSQFAKLFLLFATMLGTSMVIGDGVLTPCISVLSAVGGIQQATTKMTDNMIVWISAAILICLFMVQRFGTDKVGYSFAPIICVWFTMIGGIGVYNFVKYDPEVVKALNPKHIIDYFRRNKDKAWISLGGVVLAITGTEALFADVGHFTVRSIQISMCTVTYPALLCAYTGQAAFLRKHNDLVPHTFYKSIPDPLYWPMFVVAVLASIIASQAMISGTFSIIQQSLSLGCFPRVKIVHTSTKYEGQVYIPEINYLLMIACVAVTLGFRNTTNIGNAYGIAVVFVMTLTSAFLVLIMLMIWKTNILYVIAYVLTIGVVELVYLSSVLYKFEQGGYLPLAFAAVLMTIMFVWNDVYRRKYYYELENKISPDKLKEIVAEANFSRLPGLAMFYSELVQGIPPIFKHYVANVPALHSVLIFVSIKSLPIGKVPVEERFLFRKVEPMELNVFRCVARYGYTDVRNDRHEPFERMLIEKLKEFIRDDYWLKKAILNNGETTSDQEIDDGQIDENTNTKQEDLEDVDNQIDMIDRVWRAGVVHLIGENDVVAGEGANVGKRILIDYAFNFLKRNLRQSEKVFDIPQKRMLKVGMTYEL; encoded by the exons ATGGCTGAAAATGGTAACGTAGTAGATCAAAGCATCAATATTGGAGACAGCTCAGATCATTTTTCCAAGCCCTTGAATGGAAAGAAACTTTCCTGGCAAAAGTTGCGCCGCAATGACTCCTTGGAAATCGAATCCCGCAAGTTCCCTGGACGTCAACTCCATGGTTCTAAG GCTGTCAGTTGGTCAGTGATCTTGCAATTGGCATTCCAGAGCATTGGGATAGTGTATGGAGATATCGGTACATCACCGCTGTATGTGTACGCGAGCACTTTCACTGATGGTATCCGCCACAACGATGACATCTTGGGTGTACTTTCTTTGATTCTGTATACCATCACTCTTATCCCTCTCATCAAGTACGTCTTAATCGTCTTGCGTGCCAACGATAATGGCGATG GAGGGACATTTGCTTTGTACTCGCTGGTTTGCAGATATGCTAAAGTAGGTCTAATCCCAAGCCAACAAGCTGAGGATCGCGATGTATCTAATTTCGAGCTTGAGTTACCAAGCAAGCGTTTGCGGAGGGCAACAAAATTGAAATCCAAGCTGGAAAATAGTCAATTTGCTAAGTTATTTTTACTCTTTGCTACTATGCTTGGTACTTCCATGGTCATTGGAGATGGTGTCCTTACTCCTTGCATTTCAg TTTTATCAGCAGTTGGAGGGATCCAGCAagccactacaaaaatgaccgaTA ATATGATTGTTTGGATATCAGCAGCAATCTTGATCTGCCTGTTCATGGTTCAAAGATTCGGAACTGATAAAGTGGGCTACAGTTTTGCTCCAATAATTTGTGTTTGGTTCACAATGATTGGTGGTATTGGCGTTTACAATTTCGTCAAATATGATCCTGAAGTTGTTAAAGCTTTAAACCCAAAGCATATAATAGATTATTTCAGGAGGAACAAAGATAAAGCATGGATTTCCCTTGGTGGCGTTGTCCTTGCCATAACag GAACTGAAGCACTATTTGCAGATGTTGGCCATTTCACAGTTCGATCCATACAAATAAGTATGTGCACTGTGACCTACCCAGCTCTTTTATGTGCATACACTGGACAAGCTGCTTTCCTTAGAAAGCACAATGATCTTGTCCCCCATACCTTTTATAAGTCTATACCAG ACCCTCTCTACTGGCCCATGTTTGTGGTGGCTGTGCTGGCTTCGATCATTGCAAGTCAAGCCATGATTTCTGGAACCTTTTCAATTATACAGCAATCGCTCTCACTTGGATGCTTCCCTCGAGTGAAAATCGTGCACACATCCACCAAATATGAAGGACAAGTTTACATTCCTGAAATCAATTACCTTCTTATGATTGCTTGTGTAGCAGTTACTCTTGGTTTTAGGAATACTACCAATATTGGCAATGCATACG GGATTGCTGTGGTGTTTGTAATGACTCTCACATCAGCTTTTCTAGTGTTGATCATGCTGATGATATGGAAAACCAACATCCTTTATGTAATTGCCTATGTGCTAACCATTGGCGTGGTGGAACTCGTTTATTTAAGTTCTGTCCTTTACAAATTTGAGCAAGGAGGATATCTACCTTTAGCCTTTGCTGCAGTTCTCATGACCATAATGTTTGTCTGGAATGATGTGTACCGAAGGAAGTACTACTATGAGCTTGAAAACAAAATTTCTCCTGATAAGCTGAAGGAGATTGTTGCTGAGGCCAATTTTAGCAGACTTCCAGGACTTGCCATGTTCTACTCCGAGCTTGTTCAGGGTATCCCTCCCATCTTCAAGCATTATGTGGCAAATGTGCCTGCACTTCACTCAGTCCTTATTTTTGTATCCATCAAATCACTTCCCATTGGAAAGGTTCCAGTGGAAGAACGATTCCTTTTCCGCAAAGTAGAACCAATGGAGCTCAATGTGTTCCGTTGTGTAGCACGATATGGATACACGGATGTACGCAATGATCGCCATGAGCCCTTTGAGAGAATGttgattgagaaattgaaggagtTTATCAGAGATGATTACTGGTTAAAGAAGGCAATTCTGAATAATGGTGAGACAACCAGTGATCAAGAAATTGACGATGGACAAATTGATGAAAATACAAATACGAAGCAAGAAGATTTAGAGGATGTGGATAACCAGATTGACATGATCGACAGAGTATGGCGTGCTGGCGTTGTTCACTTGATTGGTGAGAATGACGTGGTTGCAGGCGAAGGAGCAAATGTAGGAAAGAGAATTCTGATAGATTATGCTTTCAATTTCTTGAAAAGAAACTTGAGACAGAGTGAGAAAGTGTTTGATATTCCGCAGAAGCGCATGCTCAAAGTAGGTATGACTTATGAGCTTTAG
- the LOC110640755 gene encoding nuclear transcription factor Y subunit B-4-like — protein MVDNIGSYSCQKYNFAGASSASGEDGIMKEQDRLLPIANVGRIMKQILPPNAKISKEAKETMQECVSEFISFVTGEASDKCHKEKRKTVNGDDICWALATLGFDDYAEPLKRYLYKYREQEGERANHRASKNEEKDDSLSYRGDQTRKSTTPLIFPVVERSKTSLSRRF, from the coding sequence ATGGTGGATAACATAGGCAGTTATTCATGCCAAAAGTACAACTTTGCAGGAGCTAGCAGTGCTTCAGGTGAGGATGGCATCATGAAAGAGCAAGATAGATTGCTTCCAATAGCTAATGTGGGGCGGATCATGAAGCAGATTCTGCCTCCGAATGCAAAAATATCCAAGGAAGCTAAAGAAACCATGCAAGAATGTGTCTCGGAGTTCATAAGCTTTGTCACTGGTGAAGCATCCGATAAATGTCATAAAGAGAAGCGGAAAACAGTTAACGGGGATGACATTTGCTGGGCTCTTGCTACTCTAGGGTTTGATGACTATGCTGAGCCACTCAAAAGGTATTTGTATAAATACAGGGAGCAGGAAGGAGAGAGAGCTAACCATAGAGCAAGCAAGAATGAAGAAAAAGACGATTCGTTGAGTTATAGAGGTGATCAGACGAGGAAATCTACCACTCCATTGATTTTCCCAGTGGTTGAAAGAAGTAAAACTTCTCTGTCCAGGCGATTTTGA